A genomic window from Deltaproteobacteria bacterium PRO3 includes:
- a CDS encoding choice-of-anchor D domain-containing protein yields the protein MKTRRSLVLACAAFAALFSSNFAHAATITVLNLNNAGADSLRAAITTANGNADASNTINFDPGLTGVIVLGSALPTITKNLTISAPALSITISGDGNRIFNVNSPGNNQTVAISGLNLTGAVVTATDGGAITVDTGDTLNLTDMALFNNRANTLIVGGSGGALLNNGGTVNIANATFNGNVAGNDGGAIRQNGGTMTLNNVTIAGNSASDDGGGISIGGGTVTVSNSILGGNSNNGGNSPDCSGALTSADFNLIQSTLGCTVTLGANDITGQNPLLGPIQNNGGTTSTMALLVGSPALDTGDNGTCEATDQRGVARPQGMNCDMGAYEFQIGGSPTDADLSISGNITPSVVSVGDTLNFEVDVVNAGPGVATNVRVTVLISGAITNVVVGGCTVTTINPLATSVQCDLLGSVALLQSIQFTADAADTGVISASYTVLGLTSIDPDLTNNTGSSAAFVPGGGSGAITAPVANPFDFGPVDVLETSAVQTFTLEEQNGFDMRVFSVTLSDQQNFTIVDDNCTGLILNSGGTSSCDVDVVFNPMTNGPFSGEVIFATDATNTSNGQFTWPIEGDGIINPVVSVNPAGPIDFGQIGVGQSSQAQVVQLTNTGTTDLTMNADAEIDPLSNLDFSVVSTTCLSGTVLSAHEDCVALVVYTPSSLGVASPSGSLVFDTDAGLASVTLDGEGILGPAMSIVPDPMSFPDQLVGSTSEARLVEVRSVGTAPLTNISVSSLATGTNFAVLQDNCDGQDLAVGASCMLQVTFTPDDAILFNDSLDISADNVATETVDFSGTGIQSAISSSGSGAFGSVNVGAQGGPNTITLTNTSTTASLNLGNLQQVGANPNQFAIANDNCSNAVLAPSPGPGNTCTFQALFLPTSGGSFTDSVLVPNDSATPNFAVALSGTGAVLGVALAQFSPTVLDYDLTLPETGSASEAQTVTITNIGTSNLTITSLSLGGTDAGAFSQTNNCDGQTLASGDSCTATVTFSSSVVGDFNATLLVASNSSGTPFLVLLGSARSDATGGGCSLGAAPGRLPGAAFALFGLALAGAATLRRRVR from the coding sequence ATGAAAACCAGGCGTTCGTTGGTATTGGCTTGCGCGGCTTTTGCGGCGCTCTTTTCTTCCAATTTCGCCCACGCGGCGACCATCACTGTACTGAACCTCAACAACGCGGGCGCGGACTCGCTTAGGGCGGCCATCACCACGGCCAACGGCAACGCCGATGCGTCCAATACCATCAATTTCGATCCGGGACTGACCGGCGTGATCGTGCTGGGCTCCGCCTTGCCCACGATTACCAAGAACCTGACGATCAGCGCCCCCGCCTTGAGCATCACCATCTCGGGCGACGGCAATAGGATTTTCAATGTCAACAGCCCCGGAAATAACCAGACGGTCGCCATCTCAGGGCTGAACCTGACAGGAGCCGTGGTGACCGCCACCGATGGCGGCGCCATTACCGTGGATACGGGCGACACCTTGAATCTCACTGATATGGCCCTTTTCAACAACCGGGCCAATACCTTGATCGTCGGCGGCAGCGGCGGGGCCCTGCTCAACAACGGCGGCACGGTGAATATCGCCAACGCGACCTTCAACGGCAACGTGGCCGGCAACGACGGCGGCGCCATCCGGCAGAATGGCGGCACGATGACCCTCAACAACGTCACGATCGCCGGCAACAGCGCCTCGGACGACGGCGGCGGCATCAGCATCGGCGGCGGTACGGTGACCGTCAGCAACAGCATCCTGGGCGGAAACAGCAACAACGGCGGCAATAGCCCGGATTGCTCCGGCGCCCTGACCTCCGCGGATTTCAACCTCATCCAAAGCACGCTCGGCTGCACGGTGACCCTGGGCGCGAACGACATCACGGGGCAAAACCCGCTCTTGGGTCCCATCCAGAACAACGGCGGCACCACGTCCACCATGGCCCTGCTCGTCGGGAGCCCGGCCCTCGACACGGGCGACAACGGCACCTGCGAGGCTACCGACCAGCGCGGCGTGGCCCGTCCCCAGGGAATGAACTGCGATATGGGCGCCTACGAGTTCCAGATCGGCGGCTCGCCCACCGATGCGGACCTGTCCATTTCGGGAAACATCACGCCGTCCGTGGTCTCGGTGGGGGACACCCTGAATTTCGAGGTCGACGTCGTGAACGCCGGCCCCGGTGTCGCGACCAACGTGCGCGTCACCGTGCTGATCTCTGGGGCGATCACCAACGTCGTAGTCGGCGGATGCACCGTCACCACCATCAATCCCTTGGCCACCTCCGTCCAGTGCGACCTCCTCGGAAGCGTGGCCCTGCTGCAGAGCATCCAATTCACGGCGGACGCGGCAGACACCGGCGTCATCAGCGCCAGCTATACGGTGCTGGGCTTGACCTCCATCGACCCCGACCTGACCAACAACACCGGCAGCTCGGCGGCCTTCGTGCCGGGCGGCGGCTCCGGGGCCATCACCGCCCCGGTGGCCAATCCCTTCGACTTCGGCCCGGTCGATGTTTTGGAGACCTCGGCGGTCCAGACCTTCACCCTCGAGGAACAAAACGGTTTCGATATGCGGGTCTTCTCGGTGACGCTCTCCGACCAGCAGAACTTCACCATCGTCGACGATAATTGCACCGGCCTGATTCTCAATTCAGGCGGGACTTCCAGCTGCGACGTCGACGTCGTCTTCAACCCCATGACCAACGGACCCTTCTCCGGCGAGGTGATCTTCGCCACCGACGCGACCAACACCTCCAATGGGCAATTCACGTGGCCCATCGAAGGCGACGGGATCATCAACCCGGTTGTCAGCGTCAACCCCGCCGGCCCGATCGACTTCGGTCAAATCGGCGTGGGTCAAAGCAGCCAAGCCCAGGTGGTTCAGCTCACCAACACCGGCACGACGGACCTCACGATGAACGCCGATGCCGAGATCGACCCGCTGAGCAACCTCGATTTCTCCGTCGTCAGCACGACCTGCCTCAGCGGTACGGTTTTAAGTGCGCATGAGGACTGCGTGGCCTTGGTGGTCTATACCCCAAGCTCCCTGGGCGTTGCCTCGCCCTCGGGCAGTCTGGTCTTCGATACCGACGCAGGTCTCGCATCGGTCACCCTGGACGGCGAGGGCATCCTCGGCCCGGCGATGAGCATCGTCCCCGACCCGATGAGCTTCCCCGACCAGCTCGTCGGCAGCACCAGCGAGGCGCGCTTGGTCGAGGTGCGCAGCGTCGGCACGGCGCCGCTGACCAATATCTCCGTCAGCTCCCTGGCGACGGGGACCAACTTCGCGGTCCTGCAGGACAACTGCGACGGCCAAGACCTGGCGGTGGGGGCCTCCTGCATGCTGCAGGTGACCTTCACGCCGGACGATGCCATCCTGTTCAACGACTCCCTCGATATCTCGGCGGACAACGTCGCGACCGAGACCGTCGATTTCAGCGGCACCGGTATCCAGTCGGCGATCAGCTCGAGCGGTTCCGGCGCCTTCGGCAGCGTCAACGTCGGCGCCCAGGGAGGTCCGAACACGATCACGCTCACCAACACCAGCACGACCGCCTCGTTGAACCTCGGCAACCTCCAGCAGGTCGGCGCCAATCCCAACCAATTCGCGATCGCGAACGATAACTGCTCCAACGCCGTCCTGGCGCCCAGCCCGGGACCGGGCAACACCTGCACCTTCCAGGCCCTATTCCTGCCCACGTCGGGCGGGTCCTTCACCGACAGCGTCCTGGTGCCCAACGACTCGGCGACGCCGAATTTCGCGGTCGCCCTGAGCGGCACCGGCGCGGTGCTGGGCGTGGCCCTGGCGCAGTTCAGCCCGACCGTTCTCGACTACGACCTGACCCTGCCGGAGACCGGCAGCGCCAGCGAGGCGCAGACCGTGACGATCACCAATATCGGGACGAGCAACCTGACGATCACCTCGTTGTCGCTCGGCGGCACCGACGCCGGGGCCTTCAGCCAGACGAATAACTGCGACGGGCAGACCCTCGCCTCCGGCGACTCCTGCACGGCGACGGTGACCTTCTCCAGCTCGGTGGTGGGCGATTTCAACGCCACCTTGCTGGTCGCCAGCAATTCCAGCGGGACGCCCTTCCTGGTCCTGCTGGGTAGCGCCCGCAGCGACGCCACGGGCGGCGGTTGCTCCTTGGGTGCGGCGCCAGGCCGTCTCCCGGGAGCGGCCTTCGCGCTCTTCGGCCTGGCCTTGGCCGGCGCGGCGACCCTACGCCGTCGGGTCCGGTAG
- a CDS encoding TIGR02147 family protein, producing the protein MTSVFDFTNYRRFLKQRFSELKKKNPLFSYRSFNRLAGLRSSGFLKLVMDGKRNLAEPGIEKIARGFRLSESEKKYFRALVRFNQAKTNEEKNQLFLELSRHKKFLAAKPLTAAQYRLFSHWYYVAMLELVRLDAAEKKDLAWLHARMNPPVEWKSAKQAVQELKALGLLEESSGRLSRLEAMLTTPDEVQSLSVANFHQQMCRLAARAVMQEDCSDREFSALTIASSEKSFQKAKLEIQKFRKKLHSILEQDGDAPRTFVAQINLQLFKLSRPVKS; encoded by the coding sequence ATGACCTCCGTCTTTGACTTCACCAACTACCGGCGTTTTCTGAAACAGCGCTTTTCCGAGCTAAAAAAGAAAAATCCCCTGTTCAGCTACCGCTCCTTCAACCGCCTGGCGGGCTTAAGATCCTCCGGCTTCTTGAAATTGGTGATGGACGGCAAGCGCAACCTTGCCGAGCCGGGTATCGAAAAGATCGCCCGCGGCTTCAGGCTGAGCGAATCCGAGAAAAAATATTTCCGCGCCCTGGTGCGCTTCAACCAAGCCAAGACCAATGAAGAAAAGAACCAACTCTTCCTCGAGCTGAGCCGGCACAAGAAATTCCTCGCGGCCAAGCCTTTGACCGCCGCGCAATACCGCCTCTTCTCGCATTGGTATTACGTGGCCATGCTCGAGCTGGTCCGGCTGGACGCCGCGGAAAAAAAGGACTTGGCCTGGCTGCATGCCCGGATGAATCCGCCCGTGGAGTGGAAATCGGCCAAGCAGGCCGTCCAGGAGCTGAAGGCGCTCGGGTTACTGGAAGAATCCTCCGGCAGGCTGAGCCGTCTCGAGGCCATGCTCACCACGCCCGACGAGGTCCAGTCCCTTTCGGTAGCCAACTTCCATCAACAGATGTGCCGCCTGGCCGCCCGCGCGGTGATGCAGGAAGATTGCTCGGACCGCGAGTTCTCGGCGCTCACCATCGCCTCCTCCGAGAAGAGCTTCCAGAAGGCCAAACTCGAGATCCAGAAATTCCGCAAAAAGCTCCATTCCATCTTGGAACAAGACGGAGACGCGCCGCGCACCTTCGTCGCGCAAATCAACCTGCAACTTTTCAAACTCAGCCGTCCGGTGAAATCATGA
- a CDS encoding arsenate reductase ArsC, which produces MSLPPPQKILFVCIGNACRSQMAEGLARHLSGASVAAFSAGSRPAGFVANGAIETMKEIGIDISKQASKSVEAFRGQDFDVVVTMGCGDACPWVPAKRRLDWKIPDPIGQPPEFFRKVRGQIEALVRDLLAEIKKGG; this is translated from the coding sequence ATGTCCCTTCCCCCACCTCAAAAAATCCTCTTCGTCTGCATCGGCAACGCCTGCCGCAGCCAAATGGCCGAGGGCCTGGCCCGGCATCTCAGCGGAGCTTCCGTCGCAGCCTTCAGCGCGGGTTCGCGACCCGCGGGCTTCGTCGCCAACGGGGCAATCGAGACCATGAAGGAGATCGGCATCGATATCTCCAAACAGGCCTCCAAGTCGGTGGAGGCCTTCCGAGGTCAAGATTTCGATGTCGTGGTCACGATGGGCTGCGGCGACGCCTGCCCCTGGGTCCCCGCCAAGCGCCGCCTGGACTGGAAGATCCCGGACCCCATCGGGCAGCCGCCCGAGTTCTTTCGCAAGGTCCGGGGCCAGATCGAGGCCTTGGTCCGCGACCTGCTCGCGGAAATAAAAAAGGGCGGGTGA
- the efp gene encoding elongation factor P, with translation MNANQVRPGMIVEWEGQPYYVMESIHRTPGNLRAFMQIKMRNIKNGNQIEQRFATSDRIEKIQLDVAKMQFLYQEGEDYHFMNVENYEQTQMNAKELGDAVNFLLPETVIDVQSYEGKPIGIQLPKTMDFKIIEAEPSVKKQTASSSYKTAKIETGLTVKVPPFVEEGDVVRIDTETHEYMERVNK, from the coding sequence ATGAACGCCAACCAAGTCCGCCCGGGCATGATCGTGGAGTGGGAAGGGCAACCCTATTATGTGATGGAGTCGATCCACCGCACGCCGGGCAATCTGCGCGCCTTCATGCAGATCAAGATGCGCAACATCAAGAACGGCAACCAGATCGAACAGCGCTTCGCCACCTCGGACCGCATCGAGAAGATCCAATTGGACGTCGCCAAGATGCAGTTCCTCTACCAAGAGGGCGAGGATTACCACTTCATGAACGTCGAGAACTACGAGCAGACCCAGATGAACGCCAAAGAGCTCGGCGACGCGGTGAATTTCCTGCTCCCCGAGACCGTCATCGACGTGCAGAGCTACGAGGGCAAGCCCATCGGCATCCAGCTGCCCAAGACCATGGACTTCAAGATCATCGAGGCCGAGCCCTCGGTGAAGAAGCAGACCGCCTCCTCCAGCTACAAGACCGCCAAGATCGAGACCGGCCTCACCGTCAAGGTGCCGCCCTTCGTGGAGGAGGGCGACGTCGTCCGAATCGACACCGAGACCCACGAGTACATGGAGCGGGTCAACAAATAG
- a CDS encoding DUF4215 domain-containing protein, with product MKESKRSRGLFALAASIVWTIALGYVQVAKADSFSFTCNDGDQDGANEQCEDYNSNDHDGCKSDCKLNFCGDRVLKTADSDTAANGIADAQFFAPHVQQANEGCDDGRHCSDGTPCVSDATCAGIGDNVCVTRDGDGCSSTCVDEVAGAVCGNGIMETGEACEDGNTDPGDGCDAGCQLEADTCGNGLKEGDEECDDGNNFSQDLCKNNCTKNTAAPAGFACGDGNIDVPPESCDDGNTTDGDGCSNSCADETPGAVCGNNIIEIGQGGAEECDDGGTANGDGCSSTCTLEAAAVCGDGVVAGAEACDDMNANNSDGCSSTCTVEPGFSCSGSPSVCVPTGGVTCGDGDVQAQELCDDGNTSGGDGCSSACEVEPGFDCSGEPSVCGPLCGDGLVLSGEACDDGGLATGDGCSDTCTVEGGFVCSGEPSVCETDGDGDGTGDSDDNCPGVSNPGQEDTDGDGAGDACDADDDNDGIPDGEENPGCATDPDPACGESPGGGGDTDTDGDGILDQDENPGCENDPDPACGEDAGGNDDGGAVEEGGGCSLTASSQGASGLSLIGTLLFGAGFLVRKRLSI from the coding sequence ATGAAGGAGAGCAAGCGGAGCCGGGGGCTTTTCGCCCTGGCGGCTTCGATCGTTTGGACTATTGCCTTGGGTTATGTCCAGGTAGCCAAGGCGGATTCCTTTTCATTCACCTGCAACGACGGCGACCAAGACGGCGCCAACGAGCAATGCGAGGACTACAACAGCAACGACCATGACGGCTGCAAGTCGGACTGCAAGCTCAATTTCTGCGGCGACCGCGTCCTCAAGACGGCCGACAGCGACACCGCGGCCAACGGGATCGCCGATGCGCAGTTTTTCGCGCCTCACGTCCAGCAGGCCAACGAGGGCTGCGACGACGGGCGGCATTGCAGCGACGGCACCCCCTGCGTCAGTGACGCGACTTGCGCCGGCATCGGCGACAACGTCTGCGTCACCCGCGACGGCGACGGTTGCTCCAGCACCTGCGTCGATGAGGTGGCCGGTGCGGTCTGCGGCAACGGCATCATGGAGACCGGCGAGGCCTGCGAGGACGGCAACACGGATCCGGGCGACGGTTGCGACGCCGGTTGCCAACTCGAAGCCGACACCTGCGGCAACGGCCTGAAGGAAGGCGACGAGGAATGCGACGACGGCAATAACTTCTCGCAGGATCTCTGCAAGAACAATTGCACCAAGAACACCGCGGCCCCGGCCGGCTTCGCCTGCGGCGACGGCAATATCGATGTCCCGCCCGAGTCCTGCGACGACGGCAACACGACGGACGGCGACGGCTGCTCCAATTCTTGCGCCGACGAGACGCCCGGCGCGGTCTGCGGCAACAACATCATTGAAATCGGCCAGGGGGGCGCGGAAGAGTGCGACGACGGTGGCACCGCCAACGGCGACGGCTGCTCCTCGACCTGCACCCTGGAAGCGGCGGCGGTCTGCGGCGACGGCGTGGTGGCCGGGGCCGAGGCCTGCGACGACATGAACGCCAACAACTCCGACGGCTGCTCTTCCACCTGCACGGTCGAGCCGGGCTTCAGCTGCTCCGGATCCCCCAGCGTCTGCGTGCCGACCGGCGGCGTCACCTGCGGCGACGGCGACGTTCAAGCCCAAGAGCTGTGCGACGACGGCAACACCTCCGGCGGCGACGGTTGTTCCTCCGCCTGCGAGGTCGAGCCCGGCTTCGATTGCTCCGGCGAGCCCAGCGTCTGCGGCCCACTCTGCGGCGACGGCCTGGTCTTGAGCGGCGAGGCCTGCGACGACGGCGGCCTGGCTACGGGCGACGGCTGCTCGGACACCTGCACCGTCGAGGGCGGCTTCGTCTGCTCCGGCGAGCCCAGCGTCTGCGAAACCGACGGTGACGGCGACGGCACCGGGGACTCCGACGACAATTGCCCGGGCGTGTCCAACCCGGGTCAGGAAGACACCGACGGTGACGGTGCCGGCGACGCCTGCGACGCCGACGACGACAACGACGGTATCCCGGACGGAGAAGAAAACCCCGGCTGCGCGACCGATCCCGACCCTGCCTGCGGCGAGTCCCCGGGCGGAGGCGGCGACACCGACACCGACGGCGACGGTATCTTGGATCAGGACGAGAATCCGGGCTGCGAGAACGACCCGGATCCCGCCTGCGGAGAAGACGCGGGCGGAAACGACGACGGGGGCGCCGTCGAGGAGGGCGGGGGCTGCTCCCTGACCGCCTCCAGCCAAGGCGCGTCCGGACTTTCTCTAATCGGTACCTTGCTCTTCGGAGCGGGGTTCCTGGTAAGGAAGCGCCTCAGCATCTAA